One Poecilia reticulata strain Guanapo linkage group LG4, Guppy_female_1.0+MT, whole genome shotgun sequence genomic window carries:
- the rasl11b gene encoding ras-like protein family member 11B, translating to MRLIQNMSTIAECTAPGYSVLNRVIKIAVIGGSGVGKTALVVRFLTRRFIGDYERNAGNLYSREIQVDGDQVTIQVQDTPGAEMTDNGISLPDHVSCSIQWADAVVLVYSVTDRRSFELIDQLHQLVARSGGAGAPPVILLANKADLLHLRRVDSQQGPLLAGTLGCSFYEVSASEDYNQVHGAFHRLCCQLAKQPQQQQPTSPPTASGATEKRRSPLIPRPKSPNMQDLKRRFKQALSAKVRTVTSV from the exons ATGCGGCTCATTCAGAACATGTCGACCATTGCGGAGTGTACCGCGCCTGGATACTCCGTCCTGAACCGGGTCATCAAAATAGCTGTTATCGGAGGCAGCGGAGTGGGGAAGACAG cGCTCGTGGTGAGATTCTTAACGAGGCGGTTCATTGGAGACTATGAGCGAAATGCAg GTAATCTGTACTCCAGAGAAATCCAGGTGGATGGAGATCAGGTGACCATCCAGGTCCAGGACACGCCAGGTGCAGAG ATGACTGATAACGGTATCAGTCTCCCCGACCACGTGAGCTGCTCCATCCAGTGGGCAGATGCCGTGGTGCTGGTGTACTCGGTGACCGACCGGCGCAGCTTCGAACTGATCGACCAGCTGCACCAGCTGGTGGCCCGCAGCGGCGGTGCCGGCGCGCCCCCGGTGATCCTGCTCGCCAACAAGGCCGACCTGCTGCACCTGAGGCGCGTCGACTCCCAGCAGGGCCCCTTGCTGGCGGGGACGCTGGGCTGCTCCTTCTACGAGGTCTCCGCCAGCGAGGACTACAACCAGGTGCACGGCGCCTTCCACAGACTGTGCTGCCAGCTCGCCaagcagccgcagcagcagcagccgacGTCGCCTCCGACCGCCAGCGGCGCCACGGAGAAGAGGCGCTCGCCCCTCATCCCCCGGCCAAAGTCCCCCAACATGCAAGATCTGAAGAGGCGTTTCAAACAGGCGCTGTCGGCCAAAGTCAGGACTGTGACCTCGGTGTGA